The genomic interval CGCCATGGTGGCACACGCAGATCGGGTGATTGAGGTCGAGAGGCTCTGCCACGTGTATCCGGGCGGGCGCGGCGTGCGAGACCTCGACCTCGTGGTGGCGCGAGGAGGGCGATGTGGCTTCCTCGGCCCGAACGGCGCGGGAAAGTCGACCACGCTGCGCGTGCTGCTGGGATTCCTGCGCGCCGATGCCGGACGAGCGGCCATCAACGGGCTCGACTGCTGGCGTGACAGCCGCCGCATCAAGCGCGACGTGGGCTACCTGCCGGGCGACGTGCGCGTGCACCCCACCCTGACAGCCCGCCAGGCCCTTGCGATTCTCGACGGCCTGCATGGGCGCGACGTGCGCACGCATGGCCACTGGCTGTGCGCCCTGCTCGAGCTCTCGCCCGAGCTGCCGGCCGCCCGCATGTCGCGCGGCACGCGTCAGAAGCTGGGGCTGGTCATGGCCCTCGCCCACCAGCCCAGCGTCATCGTTCTCGACGAGCCCACCACGGCACTCGACCCGCTTGTGCAGGGGCGGCTGCTCGCCTACCTGCGCGACCGCACCGACCTGGGCGACACCCTGCTCTTCTCGAGCCACGGACTCTCCGAGGTCGAGCAGCTCTGCGAGCAGGTGGTCATCGTGCGCGACGGCAAGACCGTGGCCGACACCTCGATCGAAGCGCTGCGGGGGCGCGCGCGTCGAGCGGTCCGCCTCGTGTTCGTCAGCGAGGAGAGGGCCACCGCAACCGAGGTCCCCCACTTCCTGAAGGTGCTGACCCGCGCAGGTCGCGTCTGGGCCGCCGAGCTTGACGGCGCACCATCGGAGGTTGTGCGGTGGGCGGCCACGCTTGCACTCGATGACTGCCACCTCGCGCCCCCTGACCTCGAAGCGGTCTTCCGCGCCTACTACCCCCGTCCAGACGATGCGTCCGAGACGCCAGCTGCTCCTTTTGCACGCGCGGAGGGCCAGCGGTGACGCCGTCCTTCCGCGCGGTCGCGGTGCTCGCCCGTCGCGCGGCGCGAGAGAGCAGAGCCACCGTGGCGTGGTGCTGCGTGGGCATGTTCGTGGTGGTCTTTCTCGGTACGCGGGTGCTGCCACCGCTGCACGGTGCAGTCTCGGGCATCGCCGCGCAGGTGCCGCTGGTGAAGGCGCTCGTGGCCGCCTCGCTGGGCCAGCAGAGCGCCGACGCGCTCACCACCAGCGTTCTGATGGGCCTGCTGTGGGCCCACCCCTTCGTCATGGCCCTCGCCTGGACGCCAGCGCTGGTTCTCTGCACCCGCTATCCCGCGGGGGAGCTGGAGACCGG from Pseudomonadota bacterium carries:
- a CDS encoding ATP-binding cassette domain-containing protein, which translates into the protein AMVAHADRVIEVERLCHVYPGGRGVRDLDLVVARGGRCGFLGPNGAGKSTTLRVLLGFLRADAGRAAINGLDCWRDSRRIKRDVGYLPGDVRVHPTLTARQALAILDGLHGRDVRTHGHWLCALLELSPELPAARMSRGTRQKLGLVMALAHQPSVIVLDEPTTALDPLVQGRLLAYLRDRTDLGDTLLFSSHGLSEVEQLCEQVVIVRDGKTVADTSIEALRGRARRAVRLVFVSEERATATEVPHFLKVLTRAGRVWAAELDGAPSEVVRWAATLALDDCHLAPPDLEAVFRAYYPRPDDASETPAAPFARAEGQR